One Dreissena polymorpha isolate Duluth1 chromosome 9, UMN_Dpol_1.0, whole genome shotgun sequence genomic window carries:
- the LOC127844250 gene encoding uncharacterized protein LOC127844250 has translation MFGLVYFEKDNTLVSVRQNHRDLTCQVFKRKSKCSMKWGAEDYEGRIIINTRVIIQRETLARSRGHGLLAGNEHVIISACKGYVQMRCKDHNKTVPDDTSLNKAATLHSK, from the exons ATGTTTGGTTTAGTCTACTTTGAAAAGGACAATACACTTGTAAGTGTGCGACAAAATCACAGAGACTTGACATGTCAAGTTTTCAAGCGAAAatcaaaatgttcaatgaaatggGGCGCAGAAGACTATGAGGGAAGAATCATCATTAATACCAgag tcATAATACAGAGGGAGACATTAGCACGGTCAAGAGGCCATGGTCTGCTGGCGGGGAACGAGCACGTCATCATTTCTGCCTGCAAAG GTTATGTCCAGATGAGGTGCAAAGACCACAACAAAACAGTGCCAGATGACACCTCCCTCAACAAGGCAGCGACACTACACTCCAAATAG